One genomic segment of Pedobacter endophyticus includes these proteins:
- a CDS encoding arylsulfatase has product MMRYTTKLSIGFAIIVTTVITGASFTTYDVVKKSLKIDKAPNILLILADDMGYSDIGCYGGEVSTPNLDRLASNGLRFRQFYNGARCCPTRASLLTGLYPHQAGIGHMTNDPEDSTAFQMNLPGYQGALNNKCVTIAEVLKTAGYQTLMSGKWHLGYNGLQRWPLQRGFDKYYGILAGATNYFEPTGSRGLTFMNEHVEPKGENFYLTDAITDNAIDFMQQSSKNANAPFFMYLAYTSPHWPLQAFKKDIDRYRGKYKTGWKKLREERFNRMRKMGVILPSVKLTEEDGVDWEKLTPEKKDEMDYRMAIYAAQIDRMDQNIGRIIAMLEQSGQMDNTLILFLADNGACAEGGQLGGGLKENLGSKRGYLLSYGQSWANVSNTPFKKYKHWVNEGGISTPLIVHYPKGISNATKGKFTDQYGFLPDIMATIVDVSGAKYPTQFKGNSILPMEGKSLMPVIRGKEKSVHQQPIFWEHEGNAAMRDGNFKLVCEYEAGKPKKWELYDLLKDRSETHDLANALPNQVATMSAAYEKWASRAGVEPFDKIREIMAARRKK; this is encoded by the coding sequence ATGATGAGGTATACTACAAAATTATCAATTGGTTTTGCCATAATAGTAACTACAGTTATTACCGGGGCATCTTTTACGACTTATGATGTTGTTAAAAAATCATTAAAAATTGATAAAGCACCAAACATCCTGCTTATCCTTGCCGATGATATGGGCTATTCGGATATAGGTTGCTACGGCGGTGAGGTATCTACCCCAAACCTCGATCGCCTGGCATCAAACGGATTACGCTTTAGGCAATTTTATAACGGGGCAAGGTGTTGCCCAACCAGAGCTTCACTGCTGACCGGCCTTTATCCACATCAGGCAGGTATTGGCCACATGACAAATGACCCGGAAGATAGCACCGCTTTCCAAATGAATTTACCGGGTTACCAGGGCGCTTTAAACAACAAATGCGTTACTATTGCCGAAGTTTTAAAAACTGCTGGTTACCAAACGCTGATGTCGGGCAAGTGGCACCTTGGCTATAATGGATTGCAAAGATGGCCATTGCAAAGGGGCTTCGATAAATATTATGGCATTCTGGCGGGCGCTACCAATTACTTCGAACCAACCGGATCGAGGGGATTAACATTCATGAATGAGCACGTAGAACCAAAGGGCGAGAACTTTTACCTCACCGATGCCATTACCGATAATGCCATTGATTTTATGCAGCAAAGCAGTAAAAACGCCAATGCTCCGTTTTTTATGTACCTGGCTTATACCAGTCCGCATTGGCCGTTGCAGGCTTTCAAAAAGGATATTGACCGATACAGAGGCAAGTATAAAACAGGATGGAAAAAGTTAAGGGAAGAGCGCTTTAACCGGATGAGAAAAATGGGTGTAATTCTTCCGTCGGTAAAGTTAACGGAGGAAGACGGTGTTGACTGGGAAAAGCTTACACCTGAAAAAAAGGACGAAATGGATTATAGAATGGCTATTTACGCAGCTCAAATTGACAGGATGGATCAAAATATCGGGAGAATAATTGCCATGCTGGAGCAATCTGGACAAATGGATAATACACTAATTCTTTTTCTGGCCGATAATGGAGCCTGTGCCGAAGGCGGCCAGTTAGGTGGTGGCCTGAAAGAAAATTTAGGATCTAAACGCGGCTATTTACTCAGTTATGGGCAATCGTGGGCGAATGTTTCCAATACGCCGTTTAAAAAATATAAGCATTGGGTAAATGAAGGTGGAATCAGTACCCCGCTTATTGTGCATTATCCAAAAGGTATTTCCAATGCAACAAAAGGGAAATTTACTGATCAATATGGGTTTCTGCCAGATATTATGGCCACAATCGTCGATGTATCCGGCGCAAAATATCCAACTCAGTTTAAAGGGAATTCAATTTTACCAATGGAAGGAAAAAGCCTGATGCCAGTTATTCGGGGAAAGGAAAAATCAGTTCATCAACAGCCTATTTTTTGGGAACATGAAGGTAATGCGGCTATGAGGGACGGCAATTTTAAGCTGGTTTGCGAATATGAAGCAGGAAAACCAAAAAAATGGGAATTGTATGATTTACTGAAAGACCGATCGGAAACACATGATCTTGCCAATGCCCTACCAAATCAAGTGGCAACGATGTCTGCCGCTTACGAAAAATGGGCTTCAAGAGCAGGCGTAGAACCTTTTGATAAAATAAGAGAAATTATGGCTGCTAGGCGGAAGAAATAA
- a CDS encoding PAS domain-containing protein — MIQPNQISGNTFLLEALSLSNDATAIYTSEELHIAFVNNGMLRIWGKDKTVVGKTFEQAIPEIVGQPFTALLQNVWRTGKTFKAHNTPANLEIGGVLGTYYFDFEYRALTDETGLTYCLLHTATDVTERVAAEQAIKFEESQREALENEQALNGELAATNEELMAVNDELQLAQTTLQELNEDLEIRVAEGTQAAESARHRLEAMVMNTPIAMAILRTKDLIVEIANGPMLTVWRRTLDQVLERSLVEIFPELHGQPNPERMRGVMESRKRFSLPETEVILGTVDGTLKSHYARFSYDPIFEQNGEVESILVTVINITEEVNNRKQLEMSSAALKESTNKLALINRELSAINEEYMVINEELESANQELVVAQAQLLRETQEKQLANDRLSANEENLRNIVKQAPVGMCILQGDPLFVVEINDIFLEIIGKPREAFDDLPYWEVNAEAKAFYEPITTQVISTGSTYYANEHEIALMRNGKPETVHVNFVYEPLKDADNKPFALMIVAVDITTQVLARKKIEESEKHFRSLADIVPAKISNALPGGEVTFFNQQWLDYSGMNFEDLRDFGYHEMMHPDEIPEFQRRLKAAAAKGVALEMEMRFKDINGNYRWHLNITSPILDSQGQITMWVGSTTDIERIKEEEQRKDDFIGMVSHELKTPLTSLNAFLQILQRKARNIDDSSSLGPLDRSLSQVKKMTTMINGFLNVSRLEAGKINIDKSSFELGEVMKEIEEEFMIMISSHQIRFSSNGEVQINADRDKISQVISNLISNAVKYSPGGSTIWVRSETVDKEIRVSVKDNGMGISAEDQPKLFDRYYRVEGQQMKTIAGFGIGLYLCAEIIYRHAGKIGVESQIGEGSEFWFSIPL; from the coding sequence ATGATCCAGCCCAACCAGATTTCAGGCAATACATTCCTGCTTGAAGCATTATCGCTATCCAATGACGCTACGGCCATTTACACGAGCGAAGAACTGCATATTGCCTTCGTTAATAATGGAATGCTTCGTATTTGGGGAAAAGATAAAACAGTGGTTGGCAAAACCTTTGAGCAGGCCATTCCGGAAATTGTTGGCCAGCCCTTTACGGCGCTTCTTCAAAATGTTTGGCGTACCGGTAAAACCTTTAAAGCACACAATACCCCTGCAAACCTGGAAATTGGCGGCGTACTGGGAACTTATTATTTTGATTTCGAATACCGGGCGTTGACGGATGAAACGGGTTTAACTTACTGCCTTTTGCATACTGCAACCGACGTAACCGAACGTGTTGCCGCTGAGCAGGCGATTAAATTTGAAGAAAGCCAGAGGGAGGCGTTAGAAAATGAACAGGCCCTTAATGGGGAGCTAGCGGCAACAAACGAAGAGTTGATGGCGGTTAACGATGAGCTTCAACTGGCGCAGACTACCTTGCAGGAGCTCAATGAAGATTTGGAGATAAGGGTTGCTGAGGGTACTCAGGCCGCCGAATCTGCCAGGCACCGGCTGGAGGCAATGGTGATGAACACCCCTATTGCGATGGCAATTTTGAGGACTAAAGACCTCATTGTCGAAATTGCCAACGGACCGATGCTCACTGTATGGCGAAGAACGCTTGATCAGGTGCTCGAGCGCAGTCTTGTAGAAATTTTTCCCGAGTTGCATGGCCAGCCCAATCCCGAGCGGATGCGCGGGGTGATGGAAAGCCGTAAACGATTTTCCCTTCCTGAAACAGAAGTGATCCTGGGCACCGTGGATGGAACGCTTAAATCGCATTACGCCAGGTTTTCTTACGATCCCATCTTTGAGCAGAACGGGGAGGTAGAATCGATATTAGTCACGGTAATTAATATTACTGAAGAGGTGAACAACCGAAAGCAATTGGAGATGAGCAGTGCTGCACTGAAAGAAAGTACGAATAAACTCGCCTTAATTAACAGGGAGCTTTCTGCTATCAATGAGGAATACATGGTCATCAATGAAGAGCTCGAATCGGCAAACCAGGAGCTTGTTGTTGCACAAGCGCAACTGCTCAGAGAAACCCAGGAGAAACAGCTGGCCAACGACAGGTTGAGCGCTAATGAGGAAAACCTGAGAAACATTGTGAAACAGGCGCCTGTAGGCATGTGCATATTGCAAGGAGATCCGCTCTTTGTGGTAGAGATAAATGATATTTTTCTGGAGATCATCGGAAAGCCGCGGGAAGCCTTTGATGATTTGCCCTACTGGGAGGTGAACGCAGAAGCCAAAGCCTTTTACGAACCAATTACAACGCAGGTTATTTCTACCGGGTCTACCTATTATGCAAATGAGCATGAAATTGCCCTCATGCGGAACGGCAAGCCGGAGACCGTTCACGTCAATTTTGTTTATGAGCCGCTAAAAGACGCGGATAACAAGCCATTTGCGCTCATGATCGTTGCCGTTGACATTACTACGCAGGTGCTTGCACGCAAAAAAATTGAGGAAAGCGAAAAACATTTCCGTTCCCTGGCCGACATTGTACCGGCCAAGATCAGCAATGCATTGCCTGGCGGAGAGGTCACTTTCTTTAATCAACAATGGCTGGATTACAGCGGGATGAACTTTGAGGACCTGCGGGATTTCGGCTATCACGAGATGATGCACCCCGATGAGATTCCGGAATTTCAGCGCCGTTTAAAAGCGGCCGCTGCTAAAGGAGTTGCACTTGAAATGGAAATGCGCTTTAAAGATATTAATGGCAATTACCGCTGGCACCTTAATATAACCTCACCTATACTCGACTCGCAAGGGCAAATCACCATGTGGGTGGGCAGTACTACCGACATTGAGCGGATTAAGGAAGAAGAACAGCGCAAAGACGACTTCATCGGAATGGTAAGCCACGAGCTTAAGACACCACTTACGTCGCTGAATGCTTTTTTACAGATCCTACAGCGAAAAGCCCGTAACATTGATGACAGTTCGTCTCTTGGGCCTCTGGACAGATCGCTAAGCCAGGTAAAAAAGATGACCACAATGATTAATGGCTTTTTGAATGTTTCGAGACTGGAGGCTGGCAAGATCAATATCGATAAAAGCAGTTTTGAGCTGGGTGAGGTGATGAAGGAAATTGAGGAAGAATTTATGATCATGATCAGCAGTCACCAGATTAGATTCTCCAGTAATGGCGAAGTGCAGATTAATGCAGACCGCGATAAAATAAGTCAGGTAATTAGCAACCTGATTAGTAATGCCGTAAAATATTCGCCAGGCGGAAGCACCATTTGGGTTAGGTCGGAAACAGTTGACAAAGAAATTAGGGTGAGTGTAAAGGACAATGGAATGGGAATTAGTGCCGAGGACCAGCCAAAGCTTTTTGACCGTTATTACCGCGTTGAGGGTCAGCAAATGAAAACCATTGCAGGTTTTGGAATAGGGCTCTATTTATGTGCAGAGATTATTTACCGCCATGCAGGAAAAATTGGTGTAGAAAGCCAGATCGGCGAAGGCAGCGAATTTTGGTTTAGCATTCCTTTATGA
- a CDS encoding patatin-like phospholipase family protein has product MDIITDLSARAISFLSTYREVCRILDVPVNLDVEQIRKNKSIIGNKMDEASEIKQAEVSSRIQGLIWRCALKEKPIDFLTTTVLRLVSFYKGKYPDEPKIKALDERLLENLAEDSLYNIRERFRLILYRIPSTRLLLVQTLEYMPLQVVLVIVKKSRPLENRLYQVYGEGIEKLVYGKSLAKAFWTAENKARAEKLLVKDGFLRNALRKKKIALPFETLLSQELNEVKASRVARHIVSERRPAAENIPDPDPIRFAGNLRLRGLALSGGGIRSATFNLGVLQGLAERNVLKSFDYLSTVSGGGYIGSWLISWMQRVGSVTAISTLLNAKKSADPMSEDVRPIRWLRMHSNYLAPTTGILSIDSLTMGLTWLRNTLINQILLVLILCTALSAVGLMFELWNYPYVFVQTYTESYPWIFSVVILGLGALLTGAGMRTYENQDLRGRFGSSKKLPASLVAWAMASGLVVSACLKNLPELKEWPSWSFTNVFFAVSVTGLLFMLGVAWWGNYHKTILKEKQFSFFTALIVYSALASVCSTLLLVCCAKIIAQFPDTFLGDRYARNKYAFVFGPPLVLECLSCGVILRMLLLGKLFADERREWWGRMGAVIHRFILIWIMVTFGALLMPQIVKEFYYNKLPQLPAILGGWGIIIGWAVRKAFNPGSPSANKAKSGFSLSEIFVRFAPYLFMIGFFLIGASALVGIQKIFNIVPHGELSQCILFLLMTICLGGLSWFLGSRIGVNEFSLHHFYRNRLVRAYLGATRRRSSRESTVNSFTGFDRRDDIPMADFKVSKGYRGPYPILNSAMNASSVSELDRQDRKAESFIFSPLYCGFDFSSNRSAGNTSNGIFQYGYRPTEKYGQAGGPTLGTAMAISGAAVNPNMGYHTSAPTAFLLTMFNVRLGRWIGNPRLQQWENSDPGSGLAYLLYDMGAKSDIDKDYVCLSDGGHFDNMGIYELIRRRCHYVLLCDVEEDVNASCEGLANAIRRCRIDFGVEIDINLEPLTLIDEKTGRVEAQSVTGTIHYPGDQKPSGTIVYLKSSILSTQSVDVRQYYLANGSFPQQSTGDQFFDEAQFESYRKLGYDAIMRASL; this is encoded by the coding sequence ATGGATATCATTACCGACCTTAGTGCCCGTGCAATTTCTTTCCTCTCTACGTATCGTGAGGTATGCAGGATTTTGGATGTACCTGTAAATCTCGATGTTGAGCAAATCAGAAAAAATAAGTCTATCATCGGAAATAAAATGGATGAAGCTTCTGAAATAAAGCAGGCCGAAGTTTCCTCCCGTATCCAAGGACTGATCTGGCGGTGTGCGCTGAAAGAAAAACCTATAGATTTTTTGACTACTACGGTTTTACGACTGGTATCCTTTTATAAGGGTAAATACCCTGATGAACCAAAAATTAAAGCGCTGGATGAGCGGCTATTAGAAAATTTAGCAGAAGACAGCCTGTACAACATCAGGGAACGTTTTCGCCTCATATTATATCGAATACCATCCACGCGGCTGCTGCTGGTGCAAACGCTGGAATATATGCCCTTGCAGGTAGTATTGGTCATTGTGAAGAAATCCAGACCTTTAGAAAACCGGCTTTATCAGGTTTATGGCGAAGGCATCGAAAAATTAGTTTACGGAAAGTCGCTTGCAAAAGCATTCTGGACGGCCGAAAACAAGGCCAGGGCAGAAAAATTACTTGTAAAAGATGGTTTTTTACGCAATGCATTACGGAAGAAAAAAATAGCTTTACCTTTCGAAACGCTTTTGAGCCAGGAGCTTAACGAAGTGAAGGCCTCCAGGGTTGCTCGTCATATTGTTTCGGAACGGCGCCCGGCTGCCGAAAATATTCCCGATCCGGACCCGATCCGGTTTGCCGGGAATTTGAGGCTCCGCGGGCTTGCCCTTTCCGGGGGTGGCATTCGCTCGGCTACCTTTAATCTGGGCGTTTTACAGGGGCTTGCAGAGCGTAATGTGCTGAAAAGCTTTGATTATTTATCAACAGTTTCTGGCGGAGGTTACATCGGCTCGTGGTTAATTTCGTGGATGCAACGGGTAGGATCAGTAACTGCAATTTCGACACTGCTAAACGCCAAAAAATCTGCCGACCCGATGAGTGAAGATGTCAGGCCGATCAGGTGGTTACGGATGCACAGTAATTACCTTGCGCCAACCACAGGTATTCTGTCTATAGATTCCCTAACCATGGGGCTTACCTGGCTAAGAAATACACTTATCAACCAAATACTTTTGGTATTAATACTATGTACTGCGCTTTCTGCCGTTGGTTTAATGTTCGAATTGTGGAATTATCCCTATGTTTTTGTGCAAACCTATACCGAATCTTATCCCTGGATTTTTAGCGTTGTAATTTTAGGTTTGGGTGCTTTATTAACGGGGGCCGGAATGCGTACGTATGAAAACCAGGACTTGCGGGGCAGGTTTGGATCGAGTAAAAAATTGCCGGCATCGCTGGTTGCCTGGGCAATGGCCAGTGGTTTAGTAGTTAGCGCATGCCTTAAAAACCTGCCCGAACTTAAAGAGTGGCCGTCATGGAGTTTTACCAACGTATTTTTTGCTGTTTCTGTTACCGGCCTGCTGTTTATGCTGGGGGTTGCCTGGTGGGGAAATTACCATAAAACGATACTGAAAGAGAAACAGTTCTCTTTTTTTACGGCCCTGATTGTTTATTCGGCACTGGCTTCTGTTTGTTCGACGTTATTGCTGGTTTGTTGCGCAAAAATTATAGCACAATTTCCCGATACTTTTTTGGGCGATAGGTATGCCAGAAACAAATATGCCTTTGTTTTTGGCCCCCCGCTGGTATTAGAATGCCTCAGTTGCGGTGTTATATTGCGGATGTTGCTGCTCGGAAAGCTTTTTGCCGATGAGCGCAGGGAATGGTGGGGGAGAATGGGCGCAGTAATACACCGGTTTATTCTGATCTGGATCATGGTTACTTTTGGCGCATTGCTGATGCCACAAATTGTGAAAGAATTTTATTACAATAAACTCCCTCAGTTACCTGCAATTTTGGGTGGTTGGGGAATCATCATCGGTTGGGCTGTTCGAAAAGCCTTTAACCCCGGTTCTCCTTCGGCCAACAAAGCAAAAAGCGGTTTTAGCCTATCGGAAATTTTCGTCAGGTTTGCTCCATATCTTTTTATGATCGGTTTTTTTCTCATTGGCGCTTCGGCCCTGGTGGGTATTCAAAAAATTTTTAACATTGTTCCGCACGGAGAACTTAGTCAGTGTATTTTATTTCTCTTAATGACAATATGCCTTGGCGGTCTGTCGTGGTTTTTAGGGAGCAGAATTGGCGTTAATGAGTTTTCGCTTCACCATTTTTACCGGAACAGACTGGTAAGGGCTTATCTTGGTGCAACACGTCGGCGATCGTCCCGAGAATCAACCGTTAACAGTTTTACCGGTTTCGATCGTCGCGACGATATTCCAATGGCCGATTTTAAAGTCTCCAAAGGTTACCGCGGACCTTATCCGATCTTAAATTCTGCTATGAACGCAAGCTCCGTTTCCGAGCTCGATCGTCAGGACAGGAAAGCAGAATCTTTCATCTTTTCGCCTTTATACTGTGGTTTCGATTTCAGTTCAAATCGGTCGGCAGGTAACACCAGCAATGGCATATTTCAATACGGATATCGGCCTACTGAGAAGTATGGACAAGCAGGCGGGCCCACTCTAGGTACTGCTATGGCCATTTCCGGAGCCGCAGTAAACCCAAATATGGGCTACCATACTTCGGCACCCACCGCATTTCTGCTTACCATGTTTAACGTTCGTTTGGGTAGATGGATCGGAAATCCCAGGCTACAGCAGTGGGAGAATTCTGACCCAGGTTCCGGGCTTGCTTACCTCCTTTATGATATGGGCGCTAAATCAGATATCGATAAAGATTACGTATGCCTCTCTGATGGTGGCCATTTTGATAACATGGGAATTTACGAGCTGATTCGCCGCCGTTGTCATTATGTTTTGCTGTGCGATGTAGAGGAAGATGTAAACGCCAGTTGCGAGGGGCTAGCCAATGCTATTCGGCGCTGCCGGATCGACTTCGGCGTTGAGATTGACATTAACCTTGAACCATTAACGCTGATTGATGAGAAAACTGGCCGTGTGGAAGCCCAGTCGGTAACAGGCACTATTCATTATCCGGGAGATCAGAAACCCTCCGGAACTATTGTCTATCTTAAATCTTCCATACTATCAACCCAGAGCGTAGATGTGCGGCAATATTATCTGGCAAACGGTTCCTTTCCACAGCAATCTACAGGCGATCAATTTTTTGATGAGGCCCAGTTTGAGAGTTATCGCAAACTGGGTTACGATGCCATTATGCGAGCGAGCCTGTAA
- a CDS encoding M15 family metallopeptidase, which translates to MGLAVIRMGSKGSQVEDWQYFLRGKNIYWDIVDGKYGLNTFKATCTFQSLHGLSPDGVVGDKTYGAAMMEGFGVTSDPVTDKQTLNWPAKPNFSPLKTDDQKQQLFGPFSFVHHPLPGDPEHIEIQGDWQKKNIIKVPIPQMKVFGGSQMWFHHLAAKQVQKMWSDWEQAGLLHLVLTWGGSFNPRFIRGSRTTLSNHAFGTAFDINVAWNGLKEVPALVGRKGSVRELVGLANDNGFYWGGHFSRQDGMHFEIAKLHGS; encoded by the coding sequence ATGGGATTAGCAGTAATCAGAATGGGTAGTAAAGGAAGCCAGGTAGAGGACTGGCAATATTTCCTGCGGGGAAAAAATATTTATTGGGACATAGTAGATGGCAAATACGGGCTCAATACCTTTAAAGCCACTTGCACATTTCAATCTTTGCACGGGTTGAGTCCCGACGGGGTGGTGGGCGATAAAACTTATGGTGCGGCCATGATGGAGGGCTTTGGTGTAACAAGCGATCCGGTTACGGATAAACAGACCCTAAACTGGCCAGCCAAACCCAACTTTTCACCGCTTAAAACTGATGACCAAAAGCAGCAGTTATTCGGCCCATTTTCTTTTGTTCACCACCCTCTTCCCGGCGATCCTGAGCATATAGAGATTCAGGGCGACTGGCAAAAGAAGAACATCATTAAGGTGCCCATTCCGCAGATGAAAGTTTTCGGCGGCAGCCAGATGTGGTTTCACCACCTGGCGGCGAAACAGGTGCAGAAAATGTGGTCTGACTGGGAGCAGGCGGGGCTGTTGCATTTGGTGCTCACCTGGGGTGGAAGCTTTAATCCGCGGTTTATCAGAGGCAGCCGCACAACTTTAAGTAACCACGCTTTTGGGACCGCTTTTGATATCAACGTAGCCTGGAACGGCCTTAAAGAAGTTCCTGCATTGGTAGGCCGTAAGGGATCAGTCAGGGAACTGGTAGGCCTGGCCAACGATAACGGATTTTACTGGGGTGGCCATTTTTCGCGGCAGGACGGAATGCATTTTGAGATTGCCAAATTACATGGAAGCTAA
- a CDS encoding Crp/Fnr family transcriptional regulator yields MDFEQFYNQLHSLTQEAKMDLVDAIKIFTAKKGRSLLRKGAVCQNIYFVKNGLCKTFFFKEDKEFIMRFFIEGSIFTVLDSFLTQSPSKFAINVLEPTTYICLSYTQLHLLCKKHHCMETFYRELVSGASINMMKRITELLEDNASERYFNFVKEYPELLQRISLGDLSNYLGITQVSLSRIRAVK; encoded by the coding sequence ATGGATTTCGAACAATTTTATAATCAGCTTCACTCACTAACTCAAGAAGCTAAAATGGATTTAGTTGATGCTATCAAAATATTCACAGCTAAAAAGGGACGCTCACTGCTGAGAAAAGGTGCGGTTTGCCAAAATATATATTTTGTTAAGAATGGACTGTGTAAAACCTTTTTCTTCAAAGAGGACAAAGAATTTATTATGCGCTTTTTCATTGAAGGATCCATTTTTACAGTGCTTGATAGTTTCCTAACCCAGTCACCTTCTAAATTTGCTATTAATGTTCTGGAGCCAACTACCTATATATGCTTAAGCTATACTCAACTACACTTACTTTGCAAAAAACACCATTGTATGGAAACCTTTTACAGAGAGCTTGTTTCAGGTGCATCAATTAATATGATGAAACGAATAACTGAGCTACTAGAAGATAATGCATCCGAGCGATATTTCAATTTTGTAAAAGAATATCCTGAACTGCTTCAGCGAATTAGTCTGGGTGATCTTTCCAATTATCTAGGTATAACGCAGGTTTCTTTAAGTAGGATAAGAGCCGTCAAATAA